The genomic DNA CGGTCTCCGACCGGTGGGCCGTCCACGACGCTCGTTACGAGGTGTCTCCTAAGAGTACCCGCCGACTGGCCCGTCACACCCGCTCCGTCTCGACCACCGACGCAGTGTCGTCGACGGTCACGACCAGTCGCTCGTCGTCGACCGCGAACGTCACTCGGAGTCGCGACTCGTCACCCTCGTTCGTCGTTCGTGCCGACTCCGGGTCGAGGAGCGGTGCGAGTTCCCACGCGTAGCGTTCCCGCAGGTCGACACCCGCGTCGGTCAGCAGCGAGACGACGGCTGGATCGGCGAGGAGGACGGCGCCGACGTTCAGACGTGGCTCCGCACCACAGACGCGACAGTCGAACCGCACCCCCAGCTCGCGGCGGTGCGCGACGGCCTCGTCGTCGGTGTCGCCGACGAGCGTCGCGTCGACGCGCCCATCACAGTGCGTGCAGAAGCCCCGCGCGAGCCGTTCGGCGGTCCGGCGGAGGTGGTCACTGACGACGCGTACGACCGACTCTCGCCGTGAGGACTCCCGCTCTGCAGGGTCTCGCTCTGCCGACTGGATCACCGCCGGCGGCACGGCCGTCTCCGCGGCCAGGAGGCCACACTCCGGACACGCCACGGTCGCCACACCCGCCTCGTAGCGGAGTTCGGTGGTCGCCGGACAGGAGAGACACTCGCCCGCCGGCGTCGCGTCGACGGTCGGCCCGTCCCGGCCGTCCAGCCGGCCCGAGACGGCGACTCCGACCACCTGTCGCCCGGCGTACGTCAGCGTGTAGCGGTCTTCGACCGACTCGACGAACGCGGGTTGCAACTCGTTCAGGTGGTAGTTGAACGTCCCCGAGTCCGGCCCACCCACGCGCTCCCGCAACGCAGAAAAGGACAGTGGGTCCGGGAACGCGAGCCACAGCTCGCGGACGACCGCTACCCGGAGGTCGTTCGCGAGGAGCCCGAACACGTCGGCCAGTTCCGACGGAGAGGGTGTCTCGAACGCCACTGGTCGGCTCTCTCGCGCCAGCGGGTTTGTGTGTTGTGAACCGGCTCGGTCCGGGACGGGAGAGTGGTAATAGCTCTTACAGGAACCGTCTCCTGCGAGCGTTTACACCTCCCCGTCCACTGAGTGGTCACCTGTCGGTGTTCGGAGAGGAGTTCGACCACGAGCCCTCCGAGGTGTCGGCGAGCGCTCGAGGACCCGACGCCAGTCTCACGAGTGGTCTGGCGTCGTGGCCGAGCGAGCCACGACGACCCCGGAGTCAGACACGATCACACGATGACAGAGACAGACGAGGCGGACACGGACGGAGCCGAGAACAGCCCGCGAGCGTCGTCGCCGGACGACGACCGGACGCCGCCACGGACGGACGGCGGCGGCACCGGAGTCGTCGCACCGGACGACGAGACACCCACCTGGCGCGAGCGCAAAGAGCGCACGCAGGGACTCTCGCGACTCACCTACGAGTACTTCGAACGCTCTCGCCGGGAGGACGAGGACCTCCGGCGAGAGTCGGACTACGTCGAACGGGACGTGTTGGCGTTCCCGACGTGGCCCCACGAGGTCGTGCGGAACCTCGCGATCGGGTGTTTCTTCGTCGGCATCCTGCTGTTCCTGGCGGCGACGCTGCCGCCACACATCGGTGCACCCGCGAACGCACAGGACACGCCGGAGATCATCCTGCCAGACTGGTACCTCTACTGGTCGTTCGGGCTGTTGAAGCTCGGTCCGCTCAACCCCGAGCTGTCGATCCTCGACGGTTCGAAGCTGATGTCCGACCGGATGTTCGGCGTGTTGACCAACGTCATCGTCGTCGGTGCCATAGCGGTCGTCCCGTTCCTCAACAAGGGGTCGGCGCGACGCCCCGTCGAACAGCCGTTCTGGGCGGCGGTCGGTGTCGGCGGGACGACGTTCGCGTTCACGCTGGCCGTCTACTCCGCGAAGAACCTCGTCCCGATGGACCCGACGCTGTTGTTCGATCTGACGTTCCTGCTGCCGATCCTCACCGGGGCGGTCTCGTACGCCGTCCTCAAGACGATGCGCGAGGGGTACATGTACGACCTCAACCGCCGGTACTACCGACTGCGGCCGCCGAAGTGAGCTCGCGGTCGACCGTCACCCCCGCAGGGGGCTGCGATCCTCAGAGGGTGGTCTGTGCGTCAAGCGCGTCCCGGAGTGCGTCGCCGACCACGGTCACCGCGACGACGGTTCCCGCGAGGAAGGCGACCGGAACCGTCGAGACCCACCAGATGTCGAGGAACGGTGCCTGTGCGCGGAACCCCTGCGAGATCGAGAGTCCCCACGACGGGACGCTCGTGTCGTTCAACAGGAGGAACGAGATCGCCGCCTCGGCGAAGAGGATCGCCGGAATCCGTTGTGTGACCGCCGTGGCGACCGTCCCGCCGAGGTTCGGGAGGACGTGTCGGACGACGAGCCGGACGTGACCGACGCCGTGGACGACTGCGGCGTCGACGAACGACGTCTCGCGCAACTGGACCACCTCGTCGCGGACGACGCGCGCGACCCCACCCCAACTCGTCAACCCGAACACGAGGACGAGCAGGAACAGACTCTGTCCGAGCGCGTACGTGAGGACGATGTACACGAGGAACGCCGGAACCGTCTGCTGGACGTCGACGTACCGCATCGCGAGCGTGTCGACCCACCCACCGACGTACCCTGCCAGCGTCCCCACGACCGCCGCGACCGGCACCACCAACACCCCGACGACGACCGCGACCTGGAGACTCACACGCATCCCGCGCACGATCACGACGGACATCGGGATGCCCTGTCTGTTCGTCCCGAGCGGGGACTGCAGTGTCCCCGGACACCCGGCGTCTGTCAGTGTCCCGACACAACCGGTGACGACCGACGCGGGGGCGGTGAACCCCAGCGGCGGTTGGTTCGATCGTGCGAGGTCGCTCGTCACGTCGGCCACCAACGACGGCCCGACGAGGCCGAGTCCGACGAACGCGACGAGGTACGCCGTCGCGACCCCGACGGCCGGTCGCGCTCGACAGGTCTCGAGCACTCGCGTCCGGCGGTCCGGGTCCGTCACGACCGGGACGACGACGGCCCCGAGACAGACGAGCGCGGGGACGAACAGCCAGTCCGTCTGTGTCGGGTCGGCCCCGAACAGTGGTGTCGCGTCCGGTGGCGCCGCGTAGTCGACCGCGAACGCGGCACCGACGACGGCGAGACACGTGAAGAGTGCCAGTCCACGACGCCCCGGGTAGATCGGGGCTCGCCCGTCTCCGTCGAACGTGACCGCGTCCAGCGAGGTGGACCCCGACGCTGTCGTCGTGTCGGCGTCCGGCTCTCCGCCGTCGGTCCGCGGCGCGCTGCCGTCTCTCTCGGTCGCCTCGTCGTCGCTCCCCTCCGTTCTCCCGCCACTCCCGGCCGTGCCGCCCTCTCTCTCACCCTGGTCGTCGCTTCCACTGGCGTCGGGAGCGTCGGAGTGCGTCGCCGGCGCGCCGCGCTCGCGACGCTCCGTCTCGTCTCGGTTCACGTCTCGCCGCCGGTCGAACACCGACGGTCGTCACCGCGAGAGTCACACCTGGGGACCATACCGCCCGGTCGGTTCCCGTCTCGTCGGATAACTGTTGTGGTGGCCCGGGCGGAGACGACCGCTCCTCGTGGCGCGGTGGCACAGACGAGGTGCCGGTCGACGAGACCCCGCTCGAGCGTGTGGACTACTCGTCGATCCGGGGGTCGAGACGCGTCGTCGCGACGTCTTTGAGGAAGGTGCCGAGGACGCCGGTGGCCGCGACGACGAGCGTGACACCGACGATCACCGGTAGGTCCCGGTTCTGGACCGACCGGAGGGTGAGGAGTCCGAACCCGGGCACGTCGAAGACGAACTCGATCACGACGACACCCAACACCAACACCCCGAGCAGGTTCGAGAGCACCAGCGAGAGGAGCGGGAGCGCGGCCACCCGGAGGACGTGTCGCGCGACCCGGGGCCGACTCGCTCCCTTCGCACGCACCACCTTGACGAACGTCTCGTCGCGGGTGTCGAGCACTCTCGTCCGGACGTACCGCGCCAGCGTCGCGATCAGTCCGGTCCCGAGCAACAGTGCGGGGAGCACCAGTTTCTCGAGGTTCTTCCTCGCCCACAGACCACGGTCCAACTCGTAGCCGGTCAGTGTGAGGATGCCGAACTCCCACACCGCGACCGACAAGACGACGCTGGCGATCCAGAAGTTCGGGACGGCGTAGGTCGTGTACGACACCAGCGTCGCCACTCGCGAGAGAGAGTCGTCGTCTTCGAGCCCGGCGTACGTGCCGACGACGGTCCCTCCGAGTACCGCGACCGCGAGCCCCGGGAGTGTGTACTGGAGCGTGATCACGAGCCGTCGGGCGACGAGCGGGGTGACGAACTGCCCGGTGCGGTAGGAGACGCCGAGGTTCAGCGTCGCTACGCTCTGCATCCAGGCGAGGTACCGGTCCAACACCGGCTCGTCGAGGTTCCGCGCCTCGCGGTAGCCGCGGAGAGCCTCCTCGACGGCCGCCGAGACGTTCTCGCCGCCCGCGAGTGCCGTCTGCGCAGCCTCGAACCTGATCAGCCCCTCGTTGGGGTCGTCCGTGAGCGCGACGAACGCGAAGGCGACGGAGACGACGGCCCACAGCGCGACGAACGAGAGGAGTGCACGACGGAGGAGCCACCACCGTCGCGTCATCGTCTCTCTCCGACAGCTACCGCCGTCACGGTGTGTCGTCTCGTCGGTCGTCTCACCGTCTTCGGTCGCGTCGTCTCGCGAGTGGCTCGCCGCTCCGTCGTCTCGAGGCCGTGTGTCGTGACCGTCGGACGCCGGCCACGAGCGGTTCGGGTTCGGGGGACCATCTGTGAGCGCCGACCGGCAGTGTCGGAACCCCCCGACTAAAACACTGTGCCGGCGACCACCCGACTGTCGGCGAAACGAGACGACACCGTGTGAGGTGGTCACGCCAGCGAGTGGGGACCGGATCGGACGAAGGCGGCGGAGAGGGCCGCTCCCGCGGCTGTGTCCTCGGTCGGGAGGTCGGAGACCGAACCGAACTCGGCGGACGGCTCAGTCGTCGACCGCCTCGACGCGGTCCGTCTGCTCGTCGCCGGCGGCGTCCGCGTCGGGTGCCGACATCCCAGTCATTCGGTCGGCCCGCTCCTCGTAGGCGACCGCCATCGCTCCACAGACGAGCGACAGCGTGCCGAACAGGGCTCGCCGTCGGTCTTCGCCGACGATCGACAGTGCCGCGAACGCACCCGTCAACGCACCCAACAGGTACGCCCGGGCTCGTGCTGTCGGGAGTGTCACGCCCGCCCGTTCTCGCCGGAGTGGCTTGACTGCTCGGGATTCCGCGCACTCCGTGTCGTTCTGCAGATCCGACTCGTGACGACGAGACCCGTCGGAACGCCGTCGGACCGGTACGTTTTCCCCTCGGGCGTCGGATACCGGGCGTATGTCGCGATCCGCCGGAACGGGGTCGGGCGGCGGGATCAGCGTGGAGAACGGGACCGACGAGCGACGCGTGGTCGAGATCGGGCCCATCGGCGGCGACACGACGGAGCGGACCGTCGAGCCACGGGGAGCGTTCGTCTGGGGAGAGACCCCCGACGACCGGTTCGACCTCGAGGTGTCGACCGACGAGCACTGGGCCGTCGTCGAGGTCGACGCCGGGACGGACCCGAACGGGATCACTGTCCGCCTGACACGGTCCGGTGTGGTCGTCGATCACCCGGGTGACGTAGAGGGCCCCGACGACACACCGAACTCCGAACACGACCCGACGGGCGACGTGACTACGGACGATCCCTGGGGAGACGGTGCGGAGTCCGCGAGCGAACGTGGGATCGACCTGCTCGGTGGCGGGTCGCCCGACGAGACGACGAGCGGGCCCGAGTCGCCGTCCAGTCGGTCGCCCCCCGACTCACGGCACGGTGATGGGTCGGACGACGACGCCGTCAGTCGGTCCGGCGAGTCCGTCGACACGTCGTCACCCGGCGCTTCTACGTCGTCGGGTGGCGCCGAATCACCCCACGACCCCGCGTCACCTGGTTCCGAGTCCACGAGCGAGTCCCAGTCGCCGTCGTCGACCAGTCACGAGCGCGAACGGGTGCCTGAGGCCGACACGGACGACGACGAGACGGAACACGCGTCGCAGTCCGACACGAGAGGTGACGAGACCCACGCGTCTCCGGGGACCGACACGAACGGCGTGGCGGAGACCCCGTCGGAGCCAGCCTCGCGGACCGCCCAGTCTGCCGGGACGGACGCCGCCGCCGAAGCGACCACGGCCGTCGCGGACCCGGACGCCCCCACACCCGACGCGGCGCGCGAGGCGTTCGAGCGGACGACCGCGATCGACGAACGCCTGGACGAGTTGGAGCGGCGTGCGGTGTGGCTCGACGAGGAGTTCCGGATCCCGCTGACGAACACACGAGTCGGTGTCTCCTCGATCGTCGGGCTGCTGCCGGGCGCCGGTGACGGGCTGATGTTCCTCGTCGCCCTGTCGTTGGTGTACCACGGACTGCGACTCGGTGCGCCGACGCGGACCTTACTGTGGATGTCGGTGGTACTCACGGTCGAGTTCGCGGTCTCTGTCGTCCCGGTGGTGGGTGACCTCGTCGGGCTCCTCTGGTCGGCGAACGTCCAGAACGTCGGGTACCTCCGCGCGAACCGCGAGTCACTGGACGGCTCGACCAACTGGGTGTTCGTCCTGCTGTTGTGTTCGCCCTGGATCGTGACGCTTCTCGCGGTGGTGAGTCTCCTGTGACGACGAGTACGCCCGGTTACTTCACGACGACCGAGACGACTCGATCCGAACCGGAGACACTCGTCGAGGGTCGGCTGTTCCTCACGGACACGGAACTCGTCTGTGGTGCGGGGACTGGACCC from Halobaculum sp. MBLA0147 includes the following:
- a CDS encoding ABC transporter permease subunit yields the protein MNRDETERRERGAPATHSDAPDASGSDDQGEREGGTAGSGGRTEGSDDEATERDGSAPRTDGGEPDADTTTASGSTSLDAVTFDGDGRAPIYPGRRGLALFTCLAVVGAAFAVDYAAPPDATPLFGADPTQTDWLFVPALVCLGAVVVPVVTDPDRRTRVLETCRARPAVGVATAYLVAFVGLGLVGPSLVADVTSDLARSNQPPLGFTAPASVVTGCVGTLTDAGCPGTLQSPLGTNRQGIPMSVVIVRGMRVSLQVAVVVGVLVVPVAAVVGTLAGYVGGWVDTLAMRYVDVQQTVPAFLVYIVLTYALGQSLFLLVLVFGLTSWGGVARVVRDEVVQLRETSFVDAAVVHGVGHVRLVVRHVLPNLGGTVATAVTQRIPAILFAEAAISFLLLNDTSVPSWGLSISQGFRAQAPFLDIWWVSTVPVAFLAGTVVAVTVVGDALRDALDAQTTL
- a CDS encoding ArsR family transcriptional regulator: MAFETPSPSELADVFGLLANDLRVAVVRELWLAFPDPLSFSALRERVGGPDSGTFNYHLNELQPAFVESVEDRYTLTYAGRQVVGVAVSGRLDGRDGPTVDATPAGECLSCPATTELRYEAGVATVACPECGLLAAETAVPPAVIQSAERDPAERESSRRESVVRVVSDHLRRTAERLARGFCTHCDGRVDATLVGDTDDEAVAHRRELGVRFDCRVCGAEPRLNVGAVLLADPAVVSLLTDAGVDLRERYAWELAPLLDPESARTTNEGDESRLRVTFAVDDERLVVTVDDTASVVETERV
- a CDS encoding DUF4112 domain-containing protein, encoding MSRSAGTGSGGGISVENGTDERRVVEIGPIGGDTTERTVEPRGAFVWGETPDDRFDLEVSTDEHWAVVEVDAGTDPNGITVRLTRSGVVVDHPGDVEGPDDTPNSEHDPTGDVTTDDPWGDGAESASERGIDLLGGGSPDETTSGPESPSSRSPPDSRHGDGSDDDAVSRSGESVDTSSPGASTSSGGAESPHDPASPGSESTSESQSPSSTSHERERVPEADTDDDETEHASQSDTRGDETHASPGTDTNGVAETPSEPASRTAQSAGTDAAAEATTAVADPDAPTPDAAREAFERTTAIDERLDELERRAVWLDEEFRIPLTNTRVGVSSIVGLLPGAGDGLMFLVALSLVYHGLRLGAPTRTLLWMSVVLTVEFAVSVVPVVGDLVGLLWSANVQNVGYLRANRESLDGSTNWVFVLLLCSPWIVTLLAVVSLL
- a CDS encoding ABC transporter permease codes for the protein MTRRWWLLRRALLSFVALWAVVSVAFAFVALTDDPNEGLIRFEAAQTALAGGENVSAAVEEALRGYREARNLDEPVLDRYLAWMQSVATLNLGVSYRTGQFVTPLVARRLVITLQYTLPGLAVAVLGGTVVGTYAGLEDDDSLSRVATLVSYTTYAVPNFWIASVVLSVAVWEFGILTLTGYELDRGLWARKNLEKLVLPALLLGTGLIATLARYVRTRVLDTRDETFVKVVRAKGASRPRVARHVLRVAALPLLSLVLSNLLGVLVLGVVVIEFVFDVPGFGLLTLRSVQNRDLPVIVGVTLVVAATGVLGTFLKDVATTRLDPRIDE
- a CDS encoding cytochrome bc complex cytochrome b subunit translates to MTETDEADTDGAENSPRASSPDDDRTPPRTDGGGTGVVAPDDETPTWRERKERTQGLSRLTYEYFERSRREDEDLRRESDYVERDVLAFPTWPHEVVRNLAIGCFFVGILLFLAATLPPHIGAPANAQDTPEIILPDWYLYWSFGLLKLGPLNPELSILDGSKLMSDRMFGVLTNVIVVGAIAVVPFLNKGSARRPVEQPFWAAVGVGGTTFAFTLAVYSAKNLVPMDPTLLFDLTFLLPILTGAVSYAVLKTMREGYMYDLNRRYYRLRPPK